A genome region from Mycobacterium florentinum includes the following:
- a CDS encoding CoA-acylating methylmalonate-semialdehyde dehydrogenase, with protein MTTQIPHFIDGKRVAGQSTRTADVFNPSTGEVQAKVPLASAADIDAAVASAVEAQKGWAATNPQRRARVMMKFIELVNKNTDELAELLSIEHGKTVPDARGDIQRGIEVIEFCIGIPHLLKGDYSEGAGPGIDVYSLRQPLGVVAGITPFNFPAMIPLWKAGPALACGNAFVLKPSERDPSVPVRLAELFLEAGLPPGAFQVVHGDKEAVDAILHHRNIKAVGFVGSSDIAHYIYSTAAANDKRSQCFGGAKNHMIVMPDADLDQAVDALIGAGYGSAGERCMAISVAVPVGEQTADRLRARLVERVNQLRVGHSLDPKADYGPLVTEAAVARVRNYIDQGVEAGAEIVIDGRDRRSDDLTFGDANLEGGFFIGPTLFDHVTTDMSIYTDEIFGPVLCIVRAHDYEEALRLPSEHEYGNGVAIFTRDGDAARDFVSRVEVGMVGVNVPIPVPVAYHTFGGWKRSGFGDLNQHGPQSIQFYTKTKTVTSRWPSGIKDGAEFVIPTMD; from the coding sequence ATGACCACACAGATCCCGCACTTCATCGACGGGAAGCGCGTCGCCGGCCAGTCCACCCGCACCGCCGACGTCTTCAACCCCAGCACCGGCGAGGTGCAGGCAAAAGTCCCGTTGGCGTCGGCGGCCGACATCGATGCCGCGGTCGCCTCCGCAGTTGAGGCCCAAAAGGGCTGGGCCGCAACGAATCCGCAGCGACGCGCGCGGGTGATGATGAAGTTCATCGAGCTGGTCAACAAGAACACCGATGAGCTGGCCGAGCTGCTGTCTATCGAGCACGGCAAGACGGTTCCCGACGCGCGCGGCGACATCCAGCGCGGCATCGAGGTGATCGAGTTCTGCATCGGGATCCCGCACCTGCTCAAGGGCGACTACAGCGAGGGCGCCGGCCCCGGCATCGACGTCTACTCGCTGCGCCAGCCGCTGGGCGTGGTCGCGGGCATCACCCCGTTCAACTTCCCGGCGATGATCCCGTTGTGGAAAGCCGGACCCGCGCTGGCCTGTGGAAACGCATTCGTGCTCAAGCCAAGTGAACGCGACCCGTCGGTGCCGGTGCGCCTGGCCGAACTGTTCCTCGAGGCCGGCCTGCCGCCGGGGGCGTTCCAGGTGGTCCATGGCGACAAGGAAGCCGTCGACGCGATCCTGCACCACCGGAACATCAAGGCGGTCGGCTTCGTCGGCAGCTCCGACATCGCGCACTACATCTACTCGACGGCCGCGGCCAACGACAAGCGGTCGCAGTGCTTCGGCGGCGCCAAGAACCACATGATCGTGATGCCCGACGCCGACCTCGACCAGGCCGTCGACGCGCTGATCGGTGCCGGATACGGCAGCGCCGGCGAGCGCTGCATGGCGATCAGCGTCGCGGTGCCCGTCGGCGAGCAGACCGCGGATCGGTTGCGCGCCAGGCTGGTTGAGCGGGTCAACCAGCTGCGGGTCGGCCACAGCCTGGACCCCAAGGCCGACTACGGCCCGCTGGTCACCGAGGCCGCCGTCGCCCGGGTGCGCAACTACATCGATCAGGGTGTGGAAGCCGGCGCCGAAATCGTGATCGACGGGCGCGACCGGCGCAGCGACGACCTGACCTTCGGCGACGCCAACCTCGAAGGCGGCTTCTTCATCGGGCCGACCCTGTTCGACCACGTCACCACCGACATGTCCATCTACACCGACGAGATCTTCGGGCCGGTGCTGTGCATCGTGCGGGCCCACGACTACGAGGAGGCGTTGCGGCTGCCGTCCGAGCACGAATACGGCAACGGTGTCGCGATCTTCACCCGTGACGGCGACGCCGCGCGCGATTTCGTGTCACGTGTGGAGGTGGGCATGGTCGGTGTCAACGTGCCCATCCCGGTGCCGGTGGCCTACCATACCTTCGGCGGCTGGAAGCGCTCCGGCTTCGGCGACCTCAACCAGCACGGTCCGCAGTCGATCCAGTTCTACACCAAGACCAAGACCGTGACATCACGGTGGCCGTCCGGCATCAAGGATGGCGCCGAATTCGTCATCCCGACAATGGATTAG
- a CDS encoding SpoIIAA family protein, translating to MIEILDDMPAGVTGIRVSGRLNAEDLRTVKPAMEGLVQGGEIRIVEVIASDYQGFGPGGLVEDLKLGLGSVFKHHSAFKRIAVVSDKEWVRHTLHALAWMVPGELAVFGLDELDRATRWAAG from the coding sequence ATGATCGAAATACTGGATGACATGCCGGCGGGAGTTACCGGCATCCGGGTATCGGGCCGGTTGAACGCCGAAGATCTGCGCACCGTCAAGCCCGCCATGGAAGGGCTCGTGCAGGGCGGCGAGATCAGGATCGTGGAGGTCATCGCGTCCGATTACCAGGGCTTCGGACCCGGCGGGTTGGTCGAGGATCTGAAGTTGGGTCTGGGCTCCGTATTCAAGCATCATTCGGCGTTCAAGCGAATCGCGGTCGTGTCCGACAAGGAATGGGTCCGCCATACCCTGCACGCGCTGGCATGGATGGTCCCCGGCGAGCTCGCCGTGTTCGGGCTCGACGAACTCGACCGCGCCACACGGTGGGCCGCCGGTTAG
- a CDS encoding CDP-alcohol phosphatidyltransferase family protein, with amino-acid sequence MNISATAAHRLVFGVTMARLPFAIAFFLCSYVPDGRARWAMVALGLLVEASDLLDGYLARRLGVTTPVGAMMDSTVDHVVRTTEAVTLLAVGVLPAPVLVVMIGRDAAVSAIRQLSLRRSGHDGGTRRSGKLKGIAQGICLVTLTTSYAVGPAPALCWRTLNSVVVGVALLVTVLSLLDYSIAYWRSARPLLPPKRDAGDVLRPQSKSTRSSNSMPTATSSTTN; translated from the coding sequence GTGAACATTTCCGCCACGGCAGCGCACAGGCTGGTGTTCGGCGTGACGATGGCTCGGCTGCCGTTCGCGATCGCATTTTTCTTGTGCTCGTATGTCCCGGACGGCCGCGCGCGATGGGCGATGGTCGCGCTCGGTCTGCTCGTGGAGGCCAGCGACCTTCTCGACGGCTACCTCGCTCGCCGGCTGGGGGTGACGACACCCGTCGGGGCGATGATGGACAGCACGGTCGACCATGTGGTGCGGACAACCGAGGCAGTGACCCTGCTCGCGGTCGGCGTCCTTCCCGCGCCCGTGCTGGTGGTGATGATCGGGCGCGACGCCGCGGTCTCGGCGATACGGCAACTCTCGCTGCGCCGGTCGGGCCACGACGGAGGAACGAGGCGCAGCGGCAAACTGAAGGGCATCGCTCAGGGCATCTGCCTGGTGACGCTGACGACCTCGTATGCCGTCGGCCCAGCGCCGGCCCTGTGCTGGCGCACGCTGAACTCCGTTGTGGTCGGCGTGGCGTTGCTCGTCACCGTGCTCTCACTGCTCGACTATTCGATCGCATACTGGCGATCGGCGAGACCCCTGCTCCCGCCAAAGCGGGACGCCGGCGACGTACTTCGCCCACAGAGCAAATCCACCCGCTCTTCAAACTCGATGCCAACGGCAACCTCGTCAACCACCAATTAA
- a CDS encoding pyridoxal phosphate-dependent aminotransferase, whose protein sequence is MQPVASSAIAEIDDSVPDAIDPLALSLNENPFPPLPAVRSVLIKSIDAANRYPEFLPERLRNLIAGRIGVGSEQVVLGAGATGVVLQTLQALTIAGDTMVTSTPTFDGYPIIAQMARLNLVTVPLDKGGHNDLDRLADAAANARVVVVCRPHNPTGTLEPTSHLFRFLRRVRSETIVLLDEAYIEFTAPEHRVEVSALARRFPNVVVVRTFSKAYGLAGLRIGYGVAAPELAATMWSHQLPFGIAMTSLPAVTASYNAEDELLQRIRMITSERRYLRMRLSALGIYTTDAHANFMYLPSKSAQGRPWSEVFADSGLRVRCYPDGGARITVGSRASTLAVLSAVGK, encoded by the coding sequence ATGCAACCCGTCGCAAGTTCTGCCATCGCCGAGATCGATGACTCCGTCCCGGATGCAATTGATCCACTGGCCTTGTCGCTCAACGAGAATCCGTTCCCGCCGCTGCCCGCGGTCCGGTCGGTGTTGATCAAGTCCATCGATGCGGCCAACCGGTATCCGGAATTCCTGCCCGAGCGGCTGCGCAACCTGATAGCGGGTCGCATCGGGGTCGGTTCGGAGCAGGTGGTGCTGGGCGCCGGCGCGACGGGAGTGGTGCTGCAGACCCTGCAGGCGCTGACCATTGCGGGCGACACGATGGTCACGTCGACGCCCACCTTCGACGGTTACCCGATCATCGCGCAGATGGCGCGGCTGAACTTGGTGACGGTGCCGCTGGACAAGGGTGGTCATAATGACCTCGACCGGCTGGCCGACGCGGCCGCGAACGCGCGCGTCGTCGTGGTGTGCCGGCCGCACAACCCCACCGGGACGCTGGAGCCGACGTCGCACCTGTTCCGGTTCCTGCGCCGCGTGCGCAGCGAAACCATCGTCCTGCTCGACGAGGCGTACATCGAATTCACCGCACCCGAACACCGGGTCGAGGTTTCGGCACTGGCGCGGCGATTCCCCAATGTCGTGGTGGTGCGGACGTTTTCCAAGGCTTACGGGCTGGCCGGGCTGCGGATCGGCTATGGGGTGGCGGCACCCGAGCTGGCGGCGACGATGTGGTCACACCAGCTGCCGTTCGGCATCGCGATGACCAGCCTGCCCGCGGTCACGGCGTCCTACAACGCTGAAGACGAACTGCTGCAACGGATCCGGATGATCACCTCCGAGCGGCGGTATCTGCGGATGCGCCTGTCCGCGCTGGGGATATACACCACCGACGCGCACGCGAACTTCATGTACCTGCCGTCGAAGAGTGCGCAGGGCCGGCCGTGGAGTGAGGTGTTCGCCGACAGCGGGCTTCGGGTGCGCTGCTACCCGGACGGCGGCGCGCGGATCACCGTGGGCAGCCGCGCATCCACCCTGGCGGTGTTGTCCGCGGTCGGCAAGTAA
- the mmsB gene encoding 3-hydroxyisobutyrate dehydrogenase has product MTEPLKIAFLGLGNMGAPMSANLLGAGHAVRGFDPVPAAAAAATEGGVEVFDSAADAVAGADVVITMLPNGDIVKRCYAEVLPVAREGALFIDSSTISVTDAREVHSQAQAHGVAQLDAPVSGGVKGAVAGTLAFMVGGDESAVQRARPVLEPMAGKVIHCGAAGAGQAAKVCNNMVLAVQQIAVGEAFVLAEKLGLSAQSLFDVITGATGNCWAVHTNCPVPGPVPTSPANNDFKPGFATALMNKDLGLAMDAVTSTGSAAPLGTHAAEIYAKFAADHADKDFSAVIEMLRG; this is encoded by the coding sequence ATGACAGAGCCTTTGAAGATCGCCTTCTTAGGGCTGGGGAACATGGGCGCGCCGATGTCGGCGAACCTGCTGGGCGCGGGCCATGCGGTGCGCGGGTTCGACCCGGTGCCCGCGGCGGCCGCGGCCGCGACCGAAGGCGGCGTCGAGGTGTTCGACAGCGCCGCCGATGCGGTGGCCGGGGCCGACGTGGTGATCACGATGCTGCCCAACGGGGACATCGTCAAACGCTGCTACGCCGAGGTGCTGCCGGTCGCGCGCGAAGGTGCGCTGTTCATCGACAGCTCCACGATCTCGGTGACCGACGCCCGCGAGGTGCACTCGCAGGCCCAGGCGCACGGGGTTGCACAGCTGGACGCACCGGTCTCCGGTGGGGTCAAGGGCGCCGTCGCCGGGACGCTGGCATTCATGGTCGGGGGCGACGAGTCCGCGGTGCAACGGGCACGGCCGGTGCTGGAACCCATGGCGGGCAAGGTTATTCACTGCGGTGCCGCCGGGGCGGGACAGGCCGCCAAGGTATGCAACAACATGGTGCTGGCGGTGCAGCAGATCGCGGTCGGCGAGGCCTTCGTACTGGCCGAGAAGCTCGGGCTGTCGGCGCAGTCGCTGTTCGACGTGATCACCGGCGCGACCGGCAACTGCTGGGCGGTGCACACCAATTGCCCGGTGCCGGGCCCGGTTCCGACATCGCCGGCCAACAACGATTTCAAACCCGGCTTCGCTACGGCGCTGATGAACAAGGACCTCGGGTTGGCGATGGACGCGGTGACGTCGACCGGTTCGGCCGCGCCGCTGGGCACACATGCCGCCGAGATCTACGCGAAGTTCGCAGCCGACCATGCCGACAAGGACTTCAGCGCCGTCATAGAAATGCTGCGCGGCTGA
- a CDS encoding NAD(P)-binding protein, with protein sequence MHTIEADYLVVGAGAMGMAFLDTLVSETDASVVVVDRNDAPGGHWTAAYPFVRLHQPSVFYGVNSLRLGRDSIDQAGWNKGLYELATAGEVCAYYDHVMRQRLVPTERVRYFPMSEYRGAGRFVTLAGAEYTVDVARRIVDATYMRVMVPAMRPPSYRVAPGIDCVPPNDLPGRGAHERYVVVGAGKTGIDTCLWLLGHGVAPDRLTWIMPRDSWLLDRAMMQPGETFADRIKAGFIAQLRAIRDATSPDDLFARLEDAGTLLRIDAAVPPTMYRCATVTQAELGQLRRIGDVVRKGHLLAIENDKMILEGGDVAMDGRALYIDCTADGAEKRPATAIFEPGRITLQSVRGCQQIFSASLIAHVEAAYPDDATRNELCVPLPHPDTDLDWLRIALADYANQLRWFDDPDLTAWLSGSRLDLFGHLVGQLLPPASAKPRVRERILGVAKTVLSATASKLDELVVASLAAQGD encoded by the coding sequence ATGCACACGATTGAGGCCGATTACCTGGTCGTCGGCGCGGGCGCCATGGGGATGGCGTTCCTGGACACGCTGGTCTCTGAGACGGACGCCAGCGTCGTGGTGGTGGACCGTAACGACGCGCCCGGCGGGCATTGGACGGCCGCGTACCCGTTCGTCCGGCTGCATCAGCCGTCGGTGTTCTACGGTGTCAACTCGCTTCGGCTCGGCCGCGACAGCATCGATCAGGCCGGCTGGAACAAAGGGCTTTACGAGTTGGCGACGGCCGGAGAAGTCTGCGCCTATTACGACCACGTCATGCGCCAGCGGCTGGTGCCGACCGAGCGGGTCCGCTATTTCCCGATGAGCGAATACCGCGGCGCGGGCCGCTTCGTTACGCTGGCCGGCGCCGAATACACCGTTGACGTGGCCCGCCGGATCGTCGACGCCACCTACATGCGGGTGATGGTGCCCGCGATGCGCCCGCCGTCGTATCGCGTCGCGCCGGGTATCGACTGCGTGCCACCCAACGATCTGCCGGGGCGCGGCGCGCACGAGCGCTATGTGGTCGTCGGGGCCGGCAAGACCGGCATCGACACCTGCCTGTGGCTGCTCGGCCATGGCGTCGCACCGGACCGGCTGACCTGGATCATGCCCCGCGACTCCTGGCTCCTGGATCGCGCGATGATGCAGCCCGGGGAGACCTTCGCCGACCGGATCAAAGCCGGTTTCATCGCGCAGCTGCGTGCGATCCGGGACGCCACGTCGCCCGATGATCTGTTCGCCCGCCTCGAGGACGCCGGCACCCTGCTGCGGATAGACGCGGCGGTGCCGCCCACGATGTATCGCTGCGCGACCGTGACCCAGGCCGAACTGGGCCAGCTGCGCCGCATCGGCGATGTGGTGCGCAAGGGCCACCTGCTGGCCATCGAGAACGACAAGATGATCCTCGAGGGCGGTGACGTGGCGATGGACGGGCGCGCGCTCTATATCGACTGCACCGCCGACGGTGCCGAAAAGCGGCCGGCCACTGCGATTTTCGAGCCGGGCCGCATCACGCTGCAAAGCGTGCGCGGCTGCCAGCAGATTTTCAGCGCCTCGCTGATCGCCCATGTGGAGGCGGCTTATCCGGACGACGCCACCAGAAACGAGTTGTGCGTGCCGTTGCCGCATCCCGATACCGATCTGGACTGGTTACGCATCGCGCTGGCCGACTATGCCAATCAACTGCGCTGGTTCGACGACCCCGACCTGACGGCCTGGCTGTCGGGCTCGCGCCTGGATCTCTTCGGTCATCTGGTGGGGCAGTTGCTGCCGCCGGCCTCGGCCAAGCCGCGGGTGCGTGAGCGGATCCTGGGCGTGGCGAAGACGGTGCTGTCCGCCACCGCCTCGAAGCTCGACGAACTCGTCGTCGCTTCGCTCGCCGCGCAAGGCGACTAG
- a CDS encoding 3-oxoacyl-ACP synthase III family protein: MGKPNVSLIDVSTYLPGEPIPAEYYAQFAESDELRENVMFRAPKFRHHVARDESSIDMIERAVQGLIERHGHDVVEGVDVLITHTQVPDMAFYGQGGGIAHRLGLRPSWVLDLNNGGCAAFVLALNVARKLLSSGEGQTALIAIAQNAAGQFFDQPTIRRKAQSAVPGDGAAVGLVAVSDKSPILDVECRTFGEYAGEMTLSFDPPRKWWEAGPGEGSIGFTESKITKVLARGNRQVPEVAYAVCDRIGLSTKDIDLMVTNQPNRAFLRNWRDALELPPERHRDTFEECGNLFGAGIPVNLDRAISDGQLKAGDVVLMAGFAHAGDFAGAAAVRWGGRD, from the coding sequence ATGGGTAAACCAAACGTCAGCCTGATCGACGTCTCCACCTATCTTCCCGGCGAGCCGATCCCCGCCGAGTACTACGCGCAGTTCGCCGAGTCCGACGAGCTCCGTGAGAACGTCATGTTCCGGGCTCCGAAGTTTCGCCATCACGTTGCGCGGGACGAGAGTTCCATCGACATGATCGAGCGCGCGGTGCAAGGACTGATCGAGCGGCACGGCCACGACGTCGTCGAAGGCGTCGACGTGCTGATCACCCACACTCAGGTACCCGACATGGCGTTCTACGGGCAAGGTGGCGGCATCGCGCACCGGCTTGGTCTGCGACCGTCGTGGGTGCTCGACCTGAACAACGGTGGATGTGCGGCATTTGTGTTGGCGCTCAACGTGGCCCGCAAACTGCTGTCGTCCGGCGAAGGCCAGACCGCGCTGATCGCGATCGCGCAGAACGCGGCCGGCCAATTCTTCGACCAGCCGACGATTCGCCGCAAGGCACAGTCCGCGGTGCCCGGTGACGGCGCCGCGGTCGGATTGGTCGCCGTGAGCGACAAGTCGCCCATTCTGGATGTCGAGTGCCGCACCTTCGGTGAATACGCCGGGGAGATGACGCTCTCCTTCGATCCGCCGCGCAAGTGGTGGGAGGCGGGGCCCGGCGAGGGCAGCATCGGCTTCACCGAAAGCAAGATCACCAAGGTGCTGGCCCGCGGCAACCGGCAGGTTCCCGAGGTGGCGTACGCGGTATGCGACCGAATCGGATTGTCCACCAAGGATATCGATCTGATGGTCACCAACCAGCCCAACCGCGCGTTTCTGCGCAACTGGCGCGACGCGCTGGAGTTGCCGCCCGAACGTCACCGGGACACCTTTGAGGAATGCGGCAACCTGTTCGGTGCCGGGATCCCGGTCAATCTGGATCGTGCGATCTCCGACGGTCAGCTCAAGGCCGGCGACGTGGTGCTGATGGCGGGCTTCGCCCACGCCGGCGACTTCGCCGGTGCGGCGGCGGTGCGCTGGGGCGGGCGAGACTGA
- a CDS encoding SRPBCC family protein, whose product MSLPALEDIPDLIDGVTRIETSPREQATPIIMDMMRSVYPHDQVFGDYCTVNDYVDCPPDELFEYLSDTRSLEEWTYSLRGFTPTDEPGLWLAYDRLGSETEIYTRTVANEQARTVDYHCAWDQGKHLWMIYLMRVIDAQVVLDKPGSVVLWTNCHHPFYDHNPYPETAPAQRPVWVGDFWDMFGAGHLLEMKNLKAIAEYRHRNGLPVTPEWMR is encoded by the coding sequence ATGTCGCTGCCAGCGCTTGAAGATATTCCCGACCTTATCGATGGGGTCACTCGCATCGAAACCAGTCCTAGGGAGCAGGCCACTCCGATCATCATGGACATGATGCGATCGGTATACCCGCACGATCAGGTGTTCGGGGATTACTGCACCGTCAACGATTACGTCGACTGCCCGCCGGACGAGCTTTTCGAGTACCTGTCCGACACCCGCAGCCTCGAAGAGTGGACATACAGTCTGCGCGGTTTCACCCCGACCGACGAGCCCGGCTTGTGGCTGGCCTACGACAGGCTCGGCTCGGAGACCGAGATCTATACGCGCACCGTCGCCAACGAGCAGGCTCGCACCGTCGACTACCACTGCGCGTGGGATCAGGGCAAGCACCTGTGGATGATCTATCTGATGCGGGTCATCGACGCGCAGGTGGTTCTCGACAAGCCGGGTTCGGTTGTGCTGTGGACGAATTGCCATCACCCGTTCTACGACCACAACCCGTATCCGGAGACCGCGCCGGCGCAGCGCCCGGTGTGGGTCGGCGACTTCTGGGACATGTTCGGCGCCGGCCACCTGCTGGAAATGAAGAACCTCAAGGCAATCGCCGAGTACCGCCACCGCAATGGCCTACCGGTGACCCCCGAATGGATGAGATGA
- a CDS encoding acyl-CoA dehydrogenase family protein — MFALNDDERVITETAAAFAAKRIAPYALEWEAAQHFPTDVLREAAELGMAAIYCRDDVGGSGLRRLDGVRIFEQLAIADPTTAAFLSIHNMCAWMIDSFGTDEQRKEWIPRLAPMDVIASYCLTEPGAGSDASALSTRAVKQGGDYVLDGVKQFISGAGASDVYVVMARTGGEGPRGISAFIIEKGTPGMSFGSPEEKMGWHAQPTAQVILEGVRIPADAMLGGADGEGAGFGIAMNGLNGGRLNIAACSLGGAQSAFDKAGAYVRDREAFGSALLDEPTIRFTLADMATGLETSRMMLWRAASALDTGDPNKVELCAMAKRYVTDTCFDVADKALQLHGGYGYLREYGLEKIVRDLRVHRILEGTNEIMRVVIGRAEAGRFRATA, encoded by the coding sequence ATGTTCGCCCTGAACGACGACGAGCGGGTCATCACCGAGACGGCGGCCGCCTTCGCCGCCAAGCGCATTGCGCCGTACGCCCTGGAATGGGAAGCAGCTCAACACTTCCCGACCGACGTGTTGCGCGAGGCCGCCGAGCTCGGCATGGCGGCGATCTACTGCCGCGATGACGTCGGCGGCAGCGGGCTGCGCCGCCTCGACGGGGTGCGGATCTTCGAGCAGTTGGCCATCGCCGACCCCACAACCGCCGCGTTCCTGTCCATCCACAACATGTGCGCGTGGATGATCGACAGCTTCGGCACCGACGAACAACGCAAGGAATGGATTCCGCGGTTGGCGCCGATGGATGTCATCGCCAGCTACTGCCTCACCGAGCCGGGCGCGGGATCCGATGCCAGCGCGTTGAGCACCCGTGCGGTCAAGCAGGGCGGCGACTACGTGCTCGACGGCGTCAAGCAGTTCATCTCCGGGGCGGGCGCTTCGGACGTGTACGTGGTGATGGCCCGCACCGGCGGCGAGGGACCGCGCGGCATTTCGGCCTTCATCATCGAAAAGGGCACGCCGGGAATGAGTTTCGGTTCGCCCGAGGAGAAGATGGGCTGGCACGCCCAACCGACCGCACAGGTGATCCTGGAGGGAGTGCGGATCCCCGCCGACGCCATGCTCGGCGGCGCCGACGGCGAGGGCGCCGGGTTCGGCATCGCGATGAACGGCCTCAACGGCGGCCGGCTCAACATCGCGGCGTGTTCGCTCGGCGGTGCGCAGTCGGCCTTCGACAAGGCGGGGGCCTATGTGCGGGATCGGGAGGCGTTCGGCTCCGCACTGCTCGACGAGCCCACCATTCGCTTCACCCTGGCCGACATGGCGACGGGGCTGGAGACCTCGCGAATGATGTTGTGGCGGGCGGCAAGTGCGTTGGACACCGGCGATCCCAACAAGGTCGAGCTGTGCGCGATGGCCAAACGCTATGTCACCGACACCTGCTTCGACGTCGCGGACAAGGCGCTGCAACTCCATGGGGGCTACGGCTATCTGCGCGAGTATGGTCTGGAAAAAATCGTCCGCGATCTCCGGGTGCACCGAATCCTCGAGGGCACCAACGAAATCATGCGGGTGGTCATCGGCCGCGCGGAGGCCGGCCGATTTCGCGCTACCGCTTAG
- a CDS encoding MarR family transcriptional regulator: MAPDKKRDPIAAARTNWERAGWGDVSQGMVAVTSVMRAHQILLARVETALRPYDLSFSRYELLRLLAFSRTGALPITKASDRLQVHVTSVTHAIRRLESDGLVQRVPHPTDGRTTLVQITELGRSTVEDATVTLNEQVFADIGMETAESQALVSSIETLRRNAGDF, translated from the coding sequence GTGGCCCCCGATAAGAAGCGCGACCCGATCGCCGCGGCACGCACCAACTGGGAGCGTGCGGGCTGGGGGGATGTCTCGCAGGGCATGGTCGCGGTGACCTCGGTGATGCGTGCGCATCAGATCCTGCTGGCCCGTGTCGAGACGGCGCTACGGCCCTATGACCTGAGCTTCTCACGCTACGAATTGCTGCGGTTGCTCGCGTTCAGCCGGACCGGGGCGTTGCCCATCACCAAGGCGTCCGACCGGCTACAGGTGCACGTCACCAGCGTCACGCACGCGATCCGCCGGCTGGAGTCCGACGGGCTGGTTCAGCGGGTCCCGCACCCCACCGATGGCCGCACGACACTGGTGCAGATCACCGAGCTTGGCCGGTCGACGGTGGAGGACGCCACCGTCACGCTCAACGAGCAGGTGTTCGCCGATATCGGCATGGAAACCGCCGAGTCGCAGGCGCTGGTGTCCTCGATTGAAACGTTGCGCCGCAACGCCGGTGACTTCTAA